CCAATCCCAAGTTTTGAAGATCCTTGTATATAGGTTCCAGGATAAAAATAACTTGCATGCCCATTTTTTGATGAATACACAACAGCTTTATTTCCATCAATATACTCTAAGTCATATGCATCGACCCATTTACCACCACTATGCTGTGAATAATATATACTCCACAGCTCTCCACTGAAGTTGCTTATACGAAGTGTGAAATGTTCCCAATCACCTATATGCTCACCAATCTTGTTAAAAGAAATGCTTTTAATTCCAAATTTTAGAGTAGAGGGTCCATTGAATGGACAAAAAATCCACATTACAATATCTGTGAAAGTTCCACCAAATGCAGGCTTCACATGAACATAAAGTTTAGCACTTTCCAAGTCCCCATGTTTGATAGATTCCCTTCTAATAACATCACTTGGCAAATCTATCCAAAATTCTCCATCATTTGTTCCACCACCCGGCAAATTCGATCCATTTGAATCAATAGCCTCGCCTTTAGACTCACCTTTTCGGTACAAAAGGGCTCCATTACTGAAAAACCAATCAACAGAAGAAGGAAGATAAACTTCATCAGGATGAAAGAAAACAGTAGGGCCATAATGCTCTATAAGGGCATTTATTTGGTCGAGTCGCGGCATTGCTGGTAGAACGGGATTCAAATTCTTCAAGCACATAACAGGTAATTCTTCTCCCTTGTTCCAACAACAACTACTGCAAAAAAATGTCCCTACTGAAACTCCTTTCCCCAACATGCCTCGGTCGCAAGGTCTCAAATTCCAAACCCAAAATGGAAACTTAGGAAGAATAGATCCAACGTCAAATAATGTGCGGTAAGGTTCACATTTATCGGTCAGATCAACGCGAACACAACTAATTTCATCTAAATCTGGTTTCTCATGATTGTTAGTAACCAAGTAACCAAGGGCTTTGTAACCTTCAGGAGGCTGAGGTAGCCAAAAGTAAGCCGAATCAACCAGCGTGACCATTTTCTTTCGTCCTGAATCAGTACACCATACTAGAGTATAATCAAGAGGGTTCCTTAAAGCTGGTAACTTGTCGTGGTTGGAAATTTTACATGAGAAATCTTGCACTTGTTTAGCAACAAGTACAAAACCCCATAAAGGCTTGTGGCTAGGTTGACAATAGTGACCAAGAATTTGAAACCCATCTGGTATTCCAACTGGTTTATACACTGCAACAGCTTTAGTTGGCTCCACCATCACATTGCTGCTCCAAACTAACTCAAACTCAGTGACCTTAAAAACTTCAATTTCACCAAGGTTCACAACTCCAGAAGCAAAACCCTGTCCTGTAATCAGTAAAGTAATCACCATATATACAAAATTACATAATGGATTGATTTAAAGACAAACACAAGTTCCTAATTCCACAAAGTAAATTAATGTAGTATATGAGGGAATTTAGTGGATACAATAATTACAAGAGATAAACTAACATTATACATGAAGTGAAAGACTAGTTCAATCAAAAACAAATTAGAGACATCAAAtgaaatttcaacaacaacaaagtcTTATCCCACTAAGTGGCGTCAGCTACATGGATCAAAGGATGTCATAATGTTCtatcatatatcatatactTTTAACCAACTCATTAATCGTTAGGTCTTTCATAATAACTTTTAGTATAGTTTTTCTAGGTTTTCATCTGTCTCTAACGATTTGACTACCTTCTATCTCATGATCTACTCTCCTTACTACATAATCTACAGATCTCTTCTCCACATGTCCACACCACCTAAGCCGAGTTTCCACCATCTCTAATATTGTCATTCTGAATCTTGTCTCGTCTAGTCTTTCCACACATCAAACTCAACATTATAATATCTGCTACactaattaatataacataaaagaATAACttaattaagtaaattaaatgaaaaacacGTGGGAGAGTAAAAATTGGTGTTTGTTTTACCTTGAGGCCATTGAGAAAGCGGAGCGGGAAGAGAAAAAGTGCGAGGGAGAGTGATGTCAATATTCCGTTTGGAAGGAAAAAAGCAGTTCCATTTGAAGCGAAACATGTGGAGAAGAAGTTGCAGAGACAGTTGATGAATAAAGTAAAGAAGTATTAACACTTTGTTCTTCAAACTtgttatcatcatcatcatcatcatttgtGATCGTGAATGATTGATAGTGAGTGTTTAACAACTTAACAACTCATACGGAGTTTTTGCGTGTTAATTAATTCTCAATTATTGCTTCTTTGTCTTCGCTTCGTTTATTCTCCATCGCCTTTTTCCCTTACCAAGTTTCCTTCTATTTGGTTTTTcttagcttcttcttcttctcttttttttttttatttactaattGTTTGTTtgcttctttttatttttaatttttatatatttttttttagtatttgatCTTATCTTCTTCTATAAAATTCAGTATTCCATAAACGAGATTGGATGACCATGAGGAAAATAATTCAACTCCAAATCATGTTTAGTTTAAggatttaattatttgttgttaagaagtaaaacatgtttaattgtttttatatttctcattattttttttcattttgaaaattacaaatttaaaaaaaatatatatatatttccaaGTTACAATAAGAAGAGATTAATTTAGATTAACTTGtgaagataaaatattttatgcgtttaataaattatattcatttataTGTGTGATTATAAAAGGAGTtgtagttaaaattaaatatcgATAATTCTAGATtgagtataaataaaatttgatcaaattaagatattaaaaaagataattgattaataaaaaaaagtttctatgcattcttaatataattttttttacattgaacttatacaaattaaatcatttatttttacttattttctttatagcaaaatatgatattctatcgcaaattaaacatatacaagTTTGTAAGATTTTCGTTCATAGAagtttcttttttcaatttaaatctTGTAagcttaatttaatttta
This region of Cicer arietinum cultivar CDC Frontier isolate Library 1 chromosome 8, Cicar.CDCFrontier_v2.0, whole genome shotgun sequence genomic DNA includes:
- the LOC101506697 gene encoding hypothetical protein At1g04090-like isoform X2, with translation MTILEMVETRLRWCGHVEKRSVDYVVRRVDHEIEGQGFASGVVNLGEIEVFKVTEFELVWSSNVMVEPTKAVAVYKPVGIPDGFQILGHYCQPSHKPLWGFVLVAKQVQDFSCKISNHDKLPALRNPLDYTLVWCTDSGRKKMVTLVDSAYFWLPQPPEGYKALGYLVTNNHEKPDLDEISCVRVDLTDKCEPYRTLFDVGSILPKFPFWVWNLRPCDRGMLGKGVSVGTFFCSSCCWNKGEELPVMCLKNLNPVLPAMPRLDQINALIEHYGPTVFFHPDEVYLPSSVDWFFSNGALLYRKGESKGEAIDSNGSNLPGGGTNDGEFWIDLPSDVIRRESIKHGDLESAKLYVHVKPAFGGTFTDIVMWIFCPFNGPSTLKFGIKSISFNKIGEHIGDWEHFTLRISNFSGELWSIYYSQHSGGKWVDAYDLEYIDGNKAVVYSSKNGHASYFYPGTYIQGSSKLGIGIRNDARRSNLCVDSSVSYEVVAAEYLGDVVKEPQWLQFMRLWGPKIVYDSKTELDKILHALPIRLRSSFGNLLKKLPVELYGEEGPTGPKEKNTWIGDERW
- the LOC101506697 gene encoding hypothetical protein At1g04090-like isoform X1; the protein is MMMMMMITSLKNKVLILLYFIHQLSLQLLLHMFRFKWNCFFPSKRNIDITLPRTFSLPAPLSQWPQGQGFASGVVNLGEIEVFKVTEFELVWSSNVMVEPTKAVAVYKPVGIPDGFQILGHYCQPSHKPLWGFVLVAKQVQDFSCKISNHDKLPALRNPLDYTLVWCTDSGRKKMVTLVDSAYFWLPQPPEGYKALGYLVTNNHEKPDLDEISCVRVDLTDKCEPYRTLFDVGSILPKFPFWVWNLRPCDRGMLGKGVSVGTFFCSSCCWNKGEELPVMCLKNLNPVLPAMPRLDQINALIEHYGPTVFFHPDEVYLPSSVDWFFSNGALLYRKGESKGEAIDSNGSNLPGGGTNDGEFWIDLPSDVIRRESIKHGDLESAKLYVHVKPAFGGTFTDIVMWIFCPFNGPSTLKFGIKSISFNKIGEHIGDWEHFTLRISNFSGELWSIYYSQHSGGKWVDAYDLEYIDGNKAVVYSSKNGHASYFYPGTYIQGSSKLGIGIRNDARRSNLCVDSSVSYEVVAAEYLGDVVKEPQWLQFMRLWGPKIVYDSKTELDKILHALPIRLRSSFGNLLKKLPVELYGEEGPTGPKEKNTWIGDERW